A single Aspergillus puulaauensis MK2 DNA, chromosome 7, nearly complete sequence DNA region contains:
- a CDS encoding uncharacterized protein (COG:I;~EggNog:ENOG410PJY4;~InterPro:IPR000873,IPR020845,IPR042099,IPR025110;~PFAM:PF00501,PF13193) has protein sequence MDYKSKHQQVGPGDRTLTVPRHDGDNVLPNLPISDRLLRFAHRQPPRAAIRDLNAGVEKTYLQLITDALALRRALRENLSPTTQKQLDEDQEVFIALIAPGGYEYAVAFIAILTLGAAVVPITTALPVQEAKSLVLRAQCVAIISSNNATALTKGVVQAVGTNLPHLTISQHLQPTPLNAHSITVSSNPIPNMNSAALVIFTSGTTGPPKGAVQRRSYILGAAEDVADQYRLTEADTVQHLLPVHHATGIGLTFLPFLLSGACIEFRSGSFDPAWTWERWSKGGLSVFSGVPTIYTRMMRYFESHIARLPPAQQEPYIQGARKLRVLLCGTSALPGPVQQFWTRILAGNPILTRYGGTEFHAVLKADIDGSSPLNSVGRVSPGVDLKLDQEGMVLVKGPHLFAKYLNDPAATAAAHDAEGYFITGDIARREGPNYFILGRASIDIIKSGGYKLSALDIEREILGLDYIGEVMVVGVDDEEYGQRVAAAVTLKDGRTTLSLEQLRADLRGVLAGYKMPTVLRVLEGEIPKSGTGKVQKKILGPKYFPPGWRGEGGIQFWEKRDTQVRAKL, from the exons ATGGATTACAAGAGCAAGCACCAGCAGGTCGGCCCTGGTGACCGTACCCTAACTGTCCCACGGCACGACGGCGACAATGTACTTCCAAACCTACCGATATCTGACAGGTTGCTCCGCTTTGCGCATCGACAGCCTCCGCGAGCTGCAATCAGGGATCTTAATGCGGGGGTTGAGAAGACGTATCTACAACTTATTACCGATGCACTCGCTCTTAGACGGGCGTTGAGAGAAAATCTTAGTCCGACGACACAGAAGCAGCTGGACGAAGACCAGGAAGTATTTATTGCCCTGATAGCACCTGGAGGATATGAATATGCAGTCGCCTTCATAGCTATCCTGACACTTGGTGCCGCTGTGGTCCCGATAA CAACGGCCCTTCCAGTCCAGGAAGCCAAATCCCTTGTTCTACGAGCACAATGCGTCGCAATTATATCCTCGAACAATGCGACAGCCCTCACCAAGGGCGTCGTCCAAGCAGTCGGAACGAACCTCCCCCACCTCACAATCTCCCAACATCTCCAGCCAACCCCCCTAAACGCGCACTCCATAACAGTGTCATCAAACCCTATACCCAACATGAACTCCGCCGCACTCGTAATATTCACCTCAGGCACAACCGGCCCACCCAAAGGCGCCGTCCAACGACGGAGCTACATCCTCGGCGCAGCCGAAGACGTCGCAGACCAGTACCGTCTTACGGAAGCTGATACAGTCCAGCATCTCCTACCCGTTCACCATGCAACAGGGATCGGGCTGaccttcctccccttcctgCTCTCCGGTGCATGCATCGAGTTCCGCAGCGGGAGCTTCGATCCGGCTTGGACGTGGGAGCGTTGGTCGAAGGGTGGATTAAGCGTATTCTCGGGGGTACCCACAATCTATACCAGAATGATGCGGTACTTTGAATCCCATATCGCAAGGCTAccaccagcccagcaggAACCGTATATCCAGGGTGCTCGGAAACTACGGGTCTTACTCTGCGGGACGTCTGCGCTGCCTGGACCGGTTCAGCAATTCTGGACGAGGATTCTAGCTGGAAACCCGATTCTCACGCGGTACGGAGGGACGGAGTTCCATGCTGTGCTGAAGGCTGATATTGATGGGTCGTCGCCGTTAAATAGTGTGGGACGGGTGTCGCCGGGGGTTGATCTGAAGTTGGATCAAGAGGGGATGGTTCTTGTTAAGGGGCCGCATCTTTTTGCGAA ATATCTTAATGACCCCgccgcaacagctgcagcgCATGACGCAGAAGGATACTTCATAACCGGCGACATTGCGAGACGCGAAGGGCCGAACTATTTCATCCTCGGCAGGGCATCGATCGACATTATAAAGAGCGGCGGGTATAAGCTGTCCGCATTGGACATCGAGCGGGAGATCCTAGGGCTAGACTATATAGGGGAGGTcatggtggttggtgttgacgacgaggagTATGGACAGCGAGTTGCCGCTGCTGTTACATTGAAGGATGGGAGAACGACATTATCGCTTGAGCAGTTGAGGGCGGATTTGAGAGGGGTGCTTGCTGGGTATAAGATGCCGACTGTGCTGAGGGTGCTGGAGGGGGAGATTCCGAAGAGTGGGACGGGGAAGGTGCAGAAGAAGATTCTGGGTCCGAAGTATTTTCCTCCTGGATGGAGGGGAGAAGGTGGAATTCAATTTTGGGAGAAAAGAGATACGCAGGTTCGGGCGAAGTTGTAG
- a CDS encoding enoyl-CoA hydratase/isomerase family protein (COG:I;~EggNog:ENOG410PJUS;~InterPro:IPR001753,IPR029045;~PFAM:PF16113,PF00378;~go_function: GO:0003824 - catalytic activity [Evidence IEA]), translating into MSEVGTFRNLSLERHGNVFVITMQKPPENRLNTWYCQEIIRAFRTVEKILGPDSEGAVITRGSDAKFWCTGLELDESDKNPFANSDGFYPLVHTVLDFPFPTIALLTGHTFGGACPFALAHDYRIMNAKRGFLSMPPVNLGLHFDGIGSLPRLKLRPDIASKMLLEAHRWTGKEALQDGIVQAVAEPEQMLDAALEMGRKWAPKAKMGVYAALRAELWGEAIEKFQRISYVHGRHTSAPAKAKI; encoded by the exons ATGTCTGAAGTAGGAACGTTCCGCAACCTCTCACTCGAGCGACACGGCAATGTGTTCGTCATCACCATGCAAAAGCCACCGGAGAACCGGTTGAACACCTGGTACTGCCAGGAGATCATTCGTGCATTCCGGACCGTAGAGAAAATACTTGGTCCGGACAGTGAAGGAGCAGTTATCACGCGCGGAAGCGATGCGAAGTTCTGGTGTACA GGCCTGGAACTCGATGAATCAGACAAAAACCCATTCGCTAACTCTGATGGCTTCTACCCG CTCGTCCACACTGTCCTGGACTTCCCATTCCCCACGATTGCCCTGTTAACAGGTCACACCTTCGGCGGAGCATGTCCATTCGCTCTTGCGCACGATTACCGAATTATGAACGCCAAACGCGGCTTTCTCTCCATGCCCCCTGTCAACCTAGGTCTCCATTTCGACGGGATCGGGTCGCTTCCGCGTTTGAAGCTGCGACCTGATATTGCATCCAAGATGCTACTTGAGGCGCATCGGTGGACCGGGAAGGAGGCGCTACAGGATGGCATTGTCCAAGCTGTTGCGGAGCCGGAGCAGATGCTGGATGCCGCGCTGGAGATGGGCAGGAAGTGGGCTCCAAAAGCGAAGATGGg GGTGTATGCAGCATTGAGGGCGGAGCTTTGGGGTGAGGCCATTGAAAAGTTCCAGCGGATTAGCTATGTCCATGGAAGACACACATCTGCAccggcgaaggcgaagatcTAG